The Mucilaginibacter gracilis genomic interval ATATGCAAACCGTTCGATTCGTACACGCTATGCATAGCCTGCACACATTTCTGTATAAAATCTGCCGAGCCGTATCTAAACGGCTCTAAATTAGCCATAATGTGGATGTTTTCTATCTGCACACTGCCCAAATGGCTCAATGTGCGGTGCAATTCGGCCCAGGGGCCGTGCGGGGTGTACGTTGTTAAAGCCTCACCGTTATATTTAGCTTCGGTATATAAATTTTTATAAAGTGGTAAAGCATACTTCATCACGGTAGGCGCATCGGTATCATGAGCGCGTAAAACTATAGGTGGTTCTTCGGTTTTACCTAAAGCCTTCAATCCGTCTTTTACGCCGGGGATAATGGTTTTAGTAAACCAGTCCACATCATCCTGCCCTACACCTTCCATCGCTTCGCCTAAACATACCATTAAGCCAACGTTGGGGTATTTTTCTACAAAGGCGGCTATTGATTTACGGGTATAATCGGCAATAAGCGGAATAATCGGACGGTTCCTGTCCTGTGTTTTCATGTGGTTATGCTCGGCAAATGGTTTTGATACGATGATGTTATAAAACATTTGTATCACCCAAATACCGCGCTTATCTGCCTCCTGCGTTAAAAACTTAAAAATCTCTTCATTCTTTTTAAAAGTTTCGTCGCTTACCTCAACTGCGTAAGGGTAATCTTTCAGGCGTACCAATGATGCAAATGGGTGCCCGTTCCATAAGTACAACGAGTTCATGCGGTTCTCAACCATTTGGTCGAGATATTTAAGCCACATGGCCTTATCATAAAACCAGGGGAAACTTTCGGGAGTATAAGGGTATTCGTAAACACCACGACCGGGCAAGTAAGTAGACTTCTGCATGCCGATACAAGCACCGCGCAATACCATTTCGGGATGATCGGCTTTGGCAATCTGTTCGGGCAATGTTCCGGTATCTTTCACCTCGTCGGCCAATTCAATACAGCCGTATAACGCGCCCGAATTATCTAAACCCTCAACAACAATATTTTTTTGTGCCGAAGATGAGAGCATAAACCCTTCTTTATGGAAAGCTACTTTCTTCATCGGCAAATGCCATTGTTTTGTTGCAGCCAATATCGCATCACTACCTGTTACGCCTATTACTATCACCCTCCCTTTAGCAGTAATTTGGTGTGCGTTAACTACCTTGTAACCTTTTGCTGTTAACGCGGCCGTTAACCTGCCCGCGCCAAAACTAACACGTACCGGACTATTTACGGATGTAACAATGGTAATAGTTTGTTTGGCCCTTACAGGAATAGCGTGAGCTCCAAAAAAACAAAACACGCTCAAAAGCAACAATTGTATTTTAAAAAAAGCCTTCATTTTACTCCTGTTAATTATTGTTTAAGTTCGGCGGCTATTTTCCTGCGCTTTTCAAGCCAGCCGCTAAAAAGCAGGTTTTTATTCAATACCGGTTTGGGGAAAAACAAGCTCGCTAAATAACCTACTACTATTACTATAATATGGCTGTAAACGCCTAACATATATTTGTGCTGCTTAAAGCTGTAAATACCCATATCAAGCAATACATGTTTCTCTTTACCCAAACCTATTTTGGTTGATGTTAAAAAAGCGTAAGCGGTGAATAACACACAGGTCAAAACCCCTATCAATAAACCCTGCCTGTTTGCCCTCGAACTAAATAAGCCCAATAGAAATATCCCCGCTATACCGCCCGAAAATATGGAGTAAAGTGTAAATACAATTCCCAAAACACCTTCGTCGCCGGCCATTAAATACAACGATGCAATGCCTATGGCACCAAGGCCGCCAAATACAACTATCCAACGACCGGCTTTTAAATTTTGCATGTCGGTTTTTTTGGGGAACATACGTTTATAATAATCCTCAACACCTATGGCACCCAGACAATTCAAATCAGACCCTAAGCTGGATATGGCTGCCGATATTAACGCAGCCAATATTAAACCCACAACGCCCGGCGGCAAATTAGTCATGATAAAATACGGAAAAACGGCATCGGGCCTCATGCCAGCAGGCAGGGGGTTTTGTTTATAAAAAACAAACAACGCGGTACCAATAAACATAAACAATGCCCATAGCGGCACGGTAAGCCCAACACCCAATAAGGTTGCCTTAATTGCCGATTTATCGTTTTTAGCCGTTAAGTAACGCTGCACCATGGTTTGATCGGTTCCATATTTTTGAATGGCATAAAAAACCCCGTTAATAACCATTACAATAAAGGTGAGCTTTTTAAAATTGAAATCGTAAGGGCCAAAGCCTGTTTTACCGTTACTTTGGGCTATGTGCCAAACTTCGGCAGGGCCGCCTTTTAGGGCGAATAATAAGATCACCAGCGATACCACACCACCTAAAATCAGCAAAAAGCCCTGTATTACATCGGCCCATATAACAGCTTCAATACCACCTATTAATGTTATAAAAACTACCACAAAGCCAATTACCCAAATAATGAGGAAGGTATTAGCACCCGTCATATTAGATAGTGCCAGGGCGAGTAAAAAAAACACGGTACCCATTTTAGAAAAATGCGTTAACACAAACGCTATCGAACTATACAGGCGCGCAAATACGCCAAAACGTTTTTCAAAATATTCGTAAGCACTCAAACCTATAACTTCGCGGTATAGCGGCACAATAAACCATACCATCAACAGCAGTACGATAGGTACCATAAGCCCCTGTACCAATAATATCCAGTTGGATGAGAAGCCTTCGCCGGGATAGGCTAAAAAGGTAACGCTGCTCACCAATGTTGCCATTAACGACATCCCGATGGCCCACGATGGTATGGTACCCGCCGAAACAAAGTATTTAGCAGTTGTATTTTGACCGCGACCAAACCGCAGGCCCACACCAAGCGATGTTGCCAACGAAACTATGATAATAACATAATCAATTAAATGTAAGGTTTCTTTGTGCATAGGGCTAATATAAAGTACACCCACGCACCAATTGCGGCCAGGCGTAACTTCCGGGTTTTATGGTTATAAACAACTCCGGGCTATCATCCGTACTCATCCTGATAACGCCTGGAGACAATTCTTCAACCGGGTAAATTTTTGATATACTCAGTTGTTTTAAAATAGCCGCAGCAGTAGAGCCTCCTTCTACCAGTAACTCGTTAATGTGCAATTGCTTAACAATCAACCCCACTACAGTGGCTGTTTTTTGACGCAACAACCCATTTTGATTGTTTATTTGTTTTGTATCCAGAGGATTGACGGCTATAATGGCTTTGCCAAATGTAGTGATATATGCTATAATTTCGTTACACCAATCCTCATAATCGCTTTCCTCTATTTCGCTCTTGCTGACGATGTTTACCGGCATATAACTTACCGGGAAACCATCGGCTTTAAGTTGCATCACGGCGTCGCTGCTCTTTTTAAATGCAGTACCGGATACAATAAGTGCCGGATATTGAAATTCGCGAGGTTTTATTTGCCTCGGTTGCTCATCCGGGATAACAATTTTATCAAGCAAGGCGGTAAAAAAATTGGCCGCCCCGGCTATTATCATGTTGCGGTTAACCAAGTTGGCCCAGGCCGCCAAATCGTCGTAACCGGCGGCATCTCCAACTACTATACCTTCGTAATTAATGGTTTGGGTGTGCTTTTGCGAGGTTATTTTTATACCCTTCCCGTCCAGTAATTCAATTACCGAAGATGTTTTGATAGGGAATTCGGGATCATTGGCAAAATTGCTTAAATGCAGCGGTTCGCCGTTTAACAAGTATTGGCCGTTAACTATAGTACGCCCTAAACCCGGATTAGCAGGCACCAGCAGCGCACGCGAATGACTTAATTTGCCGATGTGCGCCAATAGTTCCTCGGCAACGTGGCCGCGCAAAACCGAATCGACCTTTTTAAACACCAGGGTGGGGTTTAGCTTAACTATCTCTTCGGTAACCCGTTCCATCTCCAGCACGGCATCGTGCTTTGACATCGACCGGGTATCGGTTGCTATAACCAGCAAGTCTGCCTTCGATAACAAGTTTACCCGGGTATTCACTTCAACCTTCAGGTTATAGCGTAACCCTATGCCGCCCAATTCGGCAGCACCGGTAAAATCGTCGGCAATAACTATAATCATTTAAACAGCAACTGTTTTATTAACGGCTTGATGCTTATAAAGCTGCACTGCCGATTCGATGGCCAATACCATAGCATCAGCACTGGCAACACCTTTTCCGGCAATTTCAAACGCGGTACCGTGGTCAACCGATGTACGGATGATTGGCAAACCCATTGTTATGTTAACACCTTTAACACTGTCCATTTGTTTTTTCTCAGAATTCCATTTAAAGCCCGAAAGCTTAAACGGAATATGCCCCTGATCGTGATACATGGCTACCACACCACCATAATAGCCTGTTGCCGCTTTGGCAAACATGGTATCGGCAGGTACAGGGCCCTCAACATCATAACCTAATCTGCGCGCTTCCTCAACTGCCGGTAATATTTCCAAATCGTCCTCGGTGCCAAACAAACCGGAGTCGCCCGCGTGGGGGTTTAAACCTGCTATGCCTATTTTAAGGTTGGTTGCACCCAGTTGTATCATGCCATTATGCAGCAATTCGGTAACCTCTAAAATGCGTTCTTTTTTTACCAGATCGCAAGCCTGGCGCAACGATACATGGGTAGATACGTGTATCACCCTCATGTTATCTTCAACCAGCAGCATGGCATACCTGGTTGTGTTGGTTAAAGTGGCGTATATTTCGGTATGGCCCGCAAAATGGTGTCCGGCCTCGTTTATCGATTTTTTGTTGATAGGGCCCGTTACCGTAGCATCCAACTCGCCGGCTAAAGCCAGCTCAATTACTTTTTTTACTGATTGAAAAGCCGCCTCGCCGCAATTGGCAGATATTTCGCCAAATTTAAGTTTGCTAACGTCGGTATTGCCCAAATCAAAAACATCTATAGTGCCATATTTAAAAGCAGCCTGGGTAACGCTGCTTACGCGGTTAAGCAATACATCAATTTTTAAAATATCGGCTATTTGCTTAAATACATCGTAATCGCCAACCAAAAGCGGTTGGCATATCTCATACAACTCCGGCTTTAGCAAAGCTTTCAGCGCAATCTCGGGGCCTATACTTGCCGGGTCGCCCATGGTTATTCCTGTTATCGGCTTTAATCGCATATATCAATTTTTAAATTCAAACCTTCGTTATCTCTTATTTCGTGCAGGGTTTTTATCAATTGCGCCTCATCATCGGCAGATTGAGGGTACAATGGCGGCATTACGTAAGGCAGGCATAATTTAGATTCGTACATTAAAACTTTAAGTGCCCATAACGATTCGCCAAGTAAACGGCCCGATTGGTATAACTTGCCCAGCATGTCTGATTTTTTTTGAAACGCGTATACCAAATCGTGATCGCCATTTTTCACAGCTTCCATCATAGCGTTATATACCCCCGGAAAAAGGTTACCCGTGCTCGGGATAAGGCCGTCGCTTCCGTTTAACAGCGCATCGGCAGATCGTGCCGCCCAACCCAAAAAGTAACTAAAGTCTTCGCGGTCTTTCCACAACTTGATTGATTCTCTTACGCGCTCTTCGTTCTGTTCAGAATCTTTAACGCCTACTATATTATCGTGGTAACTCAGTTCGTCTATCAGTTTTAACGAAATAGACATATGTGTTGTAGCCGGAATGTTGTATATAATAAGCGGGCCGCCGCATTGGCCGGCCAATTGCTCGTAATAGTTTTTTACCTGCGCATCTGATAGTTTATAGTACGATGGCAAATGCGCCGCAACAGCATCTGCACCGTTCTCGAAAGCATATTTTGCTAACGAAACAGATTCTTCAAACCGGTTTGAAGCCACACCAACATACAGTTTATCGGTACCTTGTTTTAATTCGCCGGCAAGCTTTATATAGTCAAATTTAACTGTTATGGGTAACGACGCCGCTTCGCCGGTTGTACCCAATATAAAAGGTTCCACGTTGTTGGCGTGAAAATTAGCAAACATGTTTTTAACACCCTCTTTATCCAATTCGTGGCTCTCGGTTAGCGGGGTTATAGCCGGAATAACTACACCACTGTATCTTTTTTTCATTAATCTGTTCTAAATTGTACTATAAACATGTTACAATTGATATTTCTTTATTGTTAATAAGCTGCATTGTAAATATCCACGGCGTCGGTATAAGTAACCTCGCGCGGGTTATTTTTAAGCAAGCGTGTAATTTTCATCGCATTTACGGCCATTTCGGGTATGGCGTCCTGGGGTATGTTAACTTCCCTTAACCTTGCGGGTATGCCGCACAGGGCAACCAGTTGTTCAATTTTGGCTATCCCTGCTTTAGCGGTAAGCATATCTTTGGCCTGCGGCTGGCAGCCCAGCGCAATAGCAACCTGTGCGTATTTAGCTGCTGCCGACGGATAATTAAATTCCATAACGTAAGGCAGTAATAAAGCATTTGATAAACCATGGGCCAAATTAAAACTACTACCCAGCGGATAGGATAATGCATGCACCGCTGCCGTATTTACCGGGCCCAGGCAAAAGCCGCCCAGCAAACTGCCCATAGAAACCTGCGCCCTTGCATGCTCATCGCTACCGTTGTTTACTGCCTGTACAATGTTGGCCGCTATAAGGCGGATGCCCTCAATAGCATACATATCAATAAGCGGGTGCGAAAACTTGTTGGTATAAGCCTCTATGCAATGTATTAATGCATCTAAGCCGGTGGCTGCTGTAATATGCGGCGGCACGCTCATACTCAACAAAGGATCAACATATACAATATCGGGAACCAGGTAGGGGCTGATAATACCTTTTTTTTGATGGTCGCTATCATCAACCAAAATGGCGTTTGGCGATACTTCGCTGCCCGTACCCGATGTTGCGGGCGCGCAAATTAATGTTTTGGTACGGCCCTTTAACAAGCCAATACCTACTATATCCTGTAAAGACTGACTATTGTTTAACTGTGCAGCAACCAGTTTTGCCACATCTAAAACGCTGCCGCCACCAATTCCTATCACAGCATCCGGATTGGCTTGCACCGCCACAAGCATCAGTTGTTCAAAATCCTGATAGCTTGGCTCCTGCTCAACATCGGTGTTAATGTGTACTGTAATATTTTTGCGTTCTAAATCGTCAACAAGTTTAGATAGTTGACTTTGTAACGGCTTTATAGTGATTATCAAAACAGATGAACAGCCCAAACCCACCAAATCATCAGCCAGTGCCGCTATGCAGCCATTGCCAAACGTGAGCTTGCGCGGAAAATGTATAGTTAAGTTTTGAAGGTTACTCATTAATATCTTATTCTGTATTTATAATTATTTTTTTGCAGGCAGGTTAACCAAAACGTGTTTCAACACATCGCTTTGTGCTATCTTTTTGCCATCGGCATAAATAAATAGGCCTTTGCCTGCACCATACTTTGTGCCGTTTTTATCCCAAACAATGGTAATGTTATGCCCATGGTAGCTTACCTTATCCAGGCAAAACCAAGCCCACTGCCCTTGCGGGATAAGCGGGAAAACTTCTAAAACCTCGTCGGCACGTGGTTTTATACCTACCAAATCGTTAATAACCAAATCGGCATAACCAGAGTGGTTATAAAAGGTACTCCGGGGATTATCGCCCTTTAACCATGCACCGTTTTTTTCGTCCTGATACTCACCAATATACGGGCGACCATTCATTTGCTGCGACCATGCGTATTTGTGCATATTATCATAAAACACCTTACTCGTCATTTTACCACGATTGGTATAATTGGTAAGCAGATTTGCAAGTCCTTTTAAATCCTGGGTAGTAGCGTATGGCCAGATAGCCCCGTCCCACTCACATTTACCCACGCCGTGCGTGCGAAATTTAGGGTGACGCCTTTCGGCAGTAGTTAAACCCCAGGGTGCATTAAACCCCGCTGTATCTGTTAACTCATTCCACTGTGCGGCATACTTAGGCTCGTCGGCAGGTAAGTTAAAATACCAGGGTATAAAACCAATAGCTTCCCGCGCGTCCGACAGGGTTCCGTTAACAAACTTTACCTTATAAAATGCTGCATTGTCGTCCCATAAAGCATTTACTATCTTTTTCAACGCAGCGGCTTTAGCGGTATAACGTTGTTCAAGCGTATCGTTACCGGTTAATTTAGCCATTGCTACAAGTGCTTTAGCATTACCATACATATAGCTGTTAATGGTTGGCCGCACGTTTTTATCCTTACGGGAACCACTGATGGATTCTTCCATCGCATCCTTTACGTCAAACTGCCAAAAAGAGCCATCGGGCAATTGCCTTTCGGTTTCCCACTTGCGGTAATCGGCATCCAGCGCCGGTAGTATATGTTTTATATATTCCTTATCCTGGGTAACCAAATAATGGTTATAAACGGCATCATCAACCCAACTGCTAAAACCGTGGAAGTGTGGTTTTGGCTGTTTGCCATCCTCATATAACCAAAACGAAACATAGTCTTCAATATATTGCTTGTTATGCAGCCACCTGCCCTCGTTTACCTGGTGGCCCAGGGCCGAGCTTATGGTGTTATAAATACCCGCAAACTTAACAGGGGTTATAAACTCGGTAAAAACAAAACCGGTTGGCGTTTTAACTAAATGCTTGCGAAAACTCCACCAACGGTAATAATACATTTGTTGGATAGTGGTATCCGGGCACTCAAATAAAGGTATATTTTGCGATAGCCAATTAAACGATTCGGCATTAGGAACAAAGTTTTTTACCGCCTCGGTATCTAACGAATTGAAATAGTTAACGTACTTTTTAAGCTTG includes:
- a CDS encoding sodium:solute symporter, giving the protein MHKETLHLIDYVIIIVSLATSLGVGLRFGRGQNTTAKYFVSAGTIPSWAIGMSLMATLVSSVTFLAYPGEGFSSNWILLVQGLMVPIVLLLMVWFIVPLYREVIGLSAYEYFEKRFGVFARLYSSIAFVLTHFSKMGTVFFLLALALSNMTGANTFLIIWVIGFVVVFITLIGGIEAVIWADVIQGFLLILGGVVSLVILLFALKGGPAEVWHIAQSNGKTGFGPYDFNFKKLTFIVMVINGVFYAIQKYGTDQTMVQRYLTAKNDKSAIKATLLGVGLTVPLWALFMFIGTALFVFYKQNPLPAGMRPDAVFPYFIMTNLPPGVVGLILAALISAAISSLGSDLNCLGAIGVEDYYKRMFPKKTDMQNLKAGRWIVVFGGLGAIGIASLYLMAGDEGVLGIVFTLYSIFSGGIAGIFLLGLFSSRANRQGLLIGVLTCVLFTAYAFLTSTKIGLGKEKHVLLDMGIYSFKQHKYMLGVYSHIIVIVVGYLASLFFPKPVLNKNLLFSGWLEKRRKIAAELKQ
- a CDS encoding four-carbon acid sugar kinase family protein; this translates as MIIVIADDFTGAAELGGIGLRYNLKVEVNTRVNLLSKADLLVIATDTRSMSKHDAVLEMERVTEEIVKLNPTLVFKKVDSVLRGHVAEELLAHIGKLSHSRALLVPANPGLGRTIVNGQYLLNGEPLHLSNFANDPEFPIKTSSVIELLDGKGIKITSQKHTQTINYEGIVVGDAAGYDDLAAWANLVNRNMIIAGAANFFTALLDKIVIPDEQPRQIKPREFQYPALIVSGTAFKKSSDAVMQLKADGFPVSYMPVNIVSKSEIEESDYEDWCNEIIAYITTFGKAIIAVNPLDTKQINNQNGLLRQKTATVVGLIVKQLHINELLVEGGSTAAAILKQLSISKIYPVEELSPGVIRMSTDDSPELFITIKPGSYAWPQLVRGCTLY
- the pdxA gene encoding 4-hydroxythreonine-4-phosphate dehydrogenase PdxA, with product MRLKPITGITMGDPASIGPEIALKALLKPELYEICQPLLVGDYDVFKQIADILKIDVLLNRVSSVTQAAFKYGTIDVFDLGNTDVSKLKFGEISANCGEAAFQSVKKVIELALAGELDATVTGPINKKSINEAGHHFAGHTEIYATLTNTTRYAMLLVEDNMRVIHVSTHVSLRQACDLVKKERILEVTELLHNGMIQLGATNLKIGIAGLNPHAGDSGLFGTEDDLEILPAVEEARRLGYDVEGPVPADTMFAKAATGYYGGVVAMYHDQGHIPFKLSGFKWNSEKKQMDSVKGVNITMGLPIIRTSVDHGTAFEIAGKGVASADAMVLAIESAVQLYKHQAVNKTVAV
- a CDS encoding dihydrodipicolinate synthase family protein, whose amino-acid sequence is MKKRYSGVVIPAITPLTESHELDKEGVKNMFANFHANNVEPFILGTTGEAASLPITVKFDYIKLAGELKQGTDKLYVGVASNRFEESVSLAKYAFENGADAVAAHLPSYYKLSDAQVKNYYEQLAGQCGGPLIIYNIPATTHMSISLKLIDELSYHDNIVGVKDSEQNEERVRESIKLWKDREDFSYFLGWAARSADALLNGSDGLIPSTGNLFPGVYNAMMEAVKNGDHDLVYAFQKKSDMLGKLYQSGRLLGESLWALKVLMYESKLCLPYVMPPLYPQSADDEAQLIKTLHEIRDNEGLNLKIDICD
- a CDS encoding iron-containing alcohol dehydrogenase; its protein translation is MSNLQNLTIHFPRKLTFGNGCIAALADDLVGLGCSSVLIITIKPLQSQLSKLVDDLERKNITVHINTDVEQEPSYQDFEQLMLVAVQANPDAVIGIGGGSVLDVAKLVAAQLNNSQSLQDIVGIGLLKGRTKTLICAPATSGTGSEVSPNAILVDDSDHQKKGIISPYLVPDIVYVDPLLSMSVPPHITAATGLDALIHCIEAYTNKFSHPLIDMYAIEGIRLIAANIVQAVNNGSDEHARAQVSMGSLLGGFCLGPVNTAAVHALSYPLGSSFNLAHGLSNALLLPYVMEFNYPSAAAKYAQVAIALGCQPQAKDMLTAKAGIAKIEQLVALCGIPARLREVNIPQDAIPEMAVNAMKITRLLKNNPREVTYTDAVDIYNAAY
- a CDS encoding MGH1-like glycoside hydrolase domain-containing protein, yielding MTKSLRVIYVFAICILIAGVNMCFAQNAKHVLGFSKLKKYVNYFNSLDTEAVKNFVPNAESFNWLSQNIPLFECPDTTIQQMYYYRWWSFRKHLVKTPTGFVFTEFITPVKFAGIYNTISSALGHQVNEGRWLHNKQYIEDYVSFWLYEDGKQPKPHFHGFSSWVDDAVYNHYLVTQDKEYIKHILPALDADYRKWETERQLPDGSFWQFDVKDAMEESISGSRKDKNVRPTINSYMYGNAKALVAMAKLTGNDTLEQRYTAKAAALKKIVNALWDDNAAFYKVKFVNGTLSDAREAIGFIPWYFNLPADEPKYAAQWNELTDTAGFNAPWGLTTAERRHPKFRTHGVGKCEWDGAIWPYATTQDLKGLANLLTNYTNRGKMTSKVFYDNMHKYAWSQQMNGRPYIGEYQDEKNGAWLKGDNPRSTFYNHSGYADLVINDLVGIKPRADEVLEVFPLIPQGQWAWFCLDKVSYHGHNITIVWDKNGTKYGAGKGLFIYADGKKIAQSDVLKHVLVNLPAKK